One segment of Anguilla anguilla isolate fAngAng1 chromosome 1, fAngAng1.pri, whole genome shotgun sequence DNA contains the following:
- the LOC118226308 gene encoding putative nuclease HARBI1 encodes MPARREGIQQAHQGFHAVAGIPQVLGLVDGTLIPVSNPSVDDQMFICRKGYSAINTQVVVDHNGLIVDVVAKWPGSTHDSYIWANSAVGQDAARGVFGRGFFLGDSGYPLRTYLMTPVANPVTQGEQDFNDAHIRSRGLVERTIGRWKHRFRCIHRLAGGLKFSPAKCCAVIVVTAMLHNITVRARAHMPPEDNEDEEDDDAEGDNPPPPENRAAQYNAGFQARQNIINIFG; translated from the coding sequence ATGCCTGCAAGGAGAGAGGGGATACAGCAGGCACACCAGGGTTTCCACGCTGTGGCTGGCATTCCCCAGGTGCTTGGACTGGTGGATGGGACCCTAATCCCTGTGTCCAACCCATCCGTGGACGACCAGATGTTTATCTGTCGTAAGGGGTATTCTGCCATCAACACCCAAGTGGTGGTGGACCATAATGGGCTCATCGTGGACGTCGTGGCGAAGTGGCCAGGCAGTACGCATGACAGCTACATCTGGGCCAACTCAGCTGTGGGGCAGGATGCTGCCAGGGGAGTGTTCGGCAGGGGTTTTTTCCTCGGAGACAGTGGCTACCCCCTCCGAACCTACCTGATGACACCAGTGGCGAATCCTGTAACACAAGGTGAGCAGGATTTCAACGATGCCCACATCCGCTCCAGGGGCCTTGTAGAACGCACAATTGGCCGTTGGAAACACCGATTCCGCTGCATTCATCGGTTGGCGGGAGGGCTGAAGTTCAGCCCTGCAAAATGTTGTGCTGTCATTGTTGTAACAGCAATGCTGCACAACATTACTGTGCGCGCACGAGCGCACATGCCTCCGGAGGATAAtgaggatgaagaggatgaTGACGCCGAAGGTGACAACCCTCCTCCCCCTGAAAATCGTGCAGCACAATATAACGCCGGTTTTCAGGCCAGGCAAAATATCATCAACATTTTTGGCTGA